One window of Chloroflexus aggregans DSM 9485 genomic DNA carries:
- a CDS encoding phosphohexomutase domain-containing protein: MTYTTFTVNVTQRFEAGMGGALNSTMFRAYDIRGIVEVDLDEGIYELLGRAAGTLFRNEGRRRIVVARDARLSSPRFQAALIAGLRATGMDVLDISMVATPVMYVAVEALGADAGAIVSAHRWCCSILATDKHINPYPALSQLAGHLADIHVHSTGFFPAKPGQRTAMHTQHRNAHGFLATNEKRACRNVPAPPAPPRNDDRPITCLP, encoded by the coding sequence ATGACATACACGACGTTCACGGTGAACGTCACCCAGCGATTTGAGGCAGGCATGGGCGGAGCGCTCAATTCAACGATGTTTCGCGCGTATGACATTCGTGGCATCGTCGAGGTGGATCTCGACGAAGGGATTTATGAGTTGCTTGGGCGGGCGGCGGGCACCCTGTTTCGCAACGAGGGCCGCCGGCGCATTGTTGTGGCTCGCGATGCACGGCTGAGTTCGCCCCGTTTTCAGGCGGCACTCATTGCAGGATTGCGCGCCACCGGGATGGACGTGCTCGATATTAGTATGGTGGCGACGCCGGTGATGTATGTTGCGGTCGAGGCGTTGGGCGCCGATGCCGGGGCAATTGTGTCGGCACACCGTTGGTGTTGTTCGATCTTGGCGACGGATAAACATATCAACCCCTATCCCGCGCTGTCCCAACTCGCGGGCCACCTCGCGGACATACACGTTCATTCCACCGGCTTCTTTCCCGCCAAGCCGGGCCAACGGACTGCTATGCACACTCAGCATCGCAATGCGCATGGATTCCTCGCAACGAATGAAAAGCGAGCGTGCCGGAATGTTCCTGCACCGCCCGCCCCTCCGCGGAATGACGACAGGCCCATCACCTGCCTTCCCTGA